In Papio anubis isolate 15944 chromosome 20, Panubis1.0, whole genome shotgun sequence, a single window of DNA contains:
- the LOC101024201 gene encoding galactoside 3(4)-L-fucosyltransferase — translation MDPLGPAKPQWPWRRCLAALLFQLLVGVCFFSYLRVSRDDAIGFPRPGFMAVAPVTRAPSGSSRQDTTPTRPTLLILLWTWPFHIPVALSRCSEMVPGTADCHITADRKVYPQADAVIVHHRDIMYNPSADLPPHTRPQGQRWIWFSMESPSHCWHLQALDGYFNLTMSYRSDSDIFTPYGWLEPWSGQPAHPPLNLSAKTDLVAWAVSNWKPDSARVRYYQSLQAHLKVDVYGKSHKPLPRGTMMETLSRYKFYLAFENSLHPDYITEKLWRNALEAWAVPVVLGPSRSNYERFLPPDAFIHVDDFQSPEDLARYLRELDKDHARYLSYFRWRETLRPRFSSWALDFCKACWKLQEESRYQTVRSIAAWFT, via the coding sequence ATGGATCCCCTGGGCCCGGCCAAGCCACAGTGGCCGTGGCGCCGCTGTCTGGCCGCGCTGCTGTTTCAGTTGCTGGTGGGTGTGTGTTTCTTCTCCTACCTGCGTGTGTCCCGAGACGATGCCATTGGGTTCCCTAGGCCAGGGTTCATGGCAGTGGCACCTGTCACCCGGGCTCCCAGTGGGTCCTCCCGACAGGACACCACTCCCACCCGCCCTACCCTCCTGATCCTGCTGTGGACGTGGCCTTTCCACATCCCCGTGGCTCTGTCCCGCTGTTCAGAGATGGTGCCTGGCACAGCCGACTGCCATATTACTGCCGACCGCAAGGTGTACCCACAGGCAGACGCAGTTATCGTGCACCACCGGGATATCATGTACAACCCCAGTGCCGACCTCCCGCCCCACACCAGGCCGCAGGGGCAGCGCTGGATCTGGTTCAGCATGGAGTCCCCAAGCCACTGCTGGCACCTGCAAGCCCTGGACGGATACTTCAATCTCACCATGTCCTACCGCAGCGACTCTGACATCTTCACGCCCTACGGCTGGCTGGAGCCGTGGTCCGGCCAGCCTGCCCACCCACCGCTCAACCTCTCGGCCAAGACCGACTTGGTGGCCTGGGCGGTGTCCAACTGGAAGCCGGACTCGGCCAGGGTGCGCTACTACCAGAGCCTGCAGGCCCATCTCAAGGTGGATGTGTACGGGAAATCCCACAAGCCCCTACCCAGGGGGACCATGATGGAGACACTGTCCCGGTACAAGTTCTACCTGGCCTTCGAGAACTCCTTGCACCCCGACTACATCACCGAGAAGCTGTGGAGGAACGCCCTGGAGGCCTGGGCCGTGCCCGTGGTGCTGGGGCCCAGCAGAAGCAACTATGAGAGGTTCCTGCCGCCCGACGCCTTCATCCACGTGGACGACTTCCAGAGCCCCGAGGACCTGGCCCGATACCTGCGGGAGCTGGACAAGGACCACGCCCGCTACCTGAGCTACTTCCGCTGGCGGGAGACGCTGCGGCCTCGCTTCTCTAGCTGGGCACTGGATTTCTGCAAGGCCTGCTGGAAACTGCAGGAGGAATCCAGGTACCAGACGGTGCGCAGCATAGCGGCTTGGTTCACCTGA
- the NRTN gene encoding neurturin — protein MQRWKAAALASVLCSSVLSIWMCREGLLLSHRLGPALVPLRRLPRTLDTRIARLAQYRALLQGAPDAVELRELTPWAGRPPGPRRRAGFRRRRARARSGARPCGLRELEVRVSELGLGYASDETVLFRYCAGACEAAARVYDLGLRRLRQRRRLRRERVRAQPCCRPTAYEDEVSFLDAHSRYHTVHELSARECACV, from the exons ATGCAGCGCTGGAAGGCGGCAGCCTTGGCCTCAGTGCTCTGCAGCTCCGTGCTGTCCATCTGGATGTGTCGAGAAGGCCTGCTTCTCAGCCACCGCCTCGGACCCGCGCTGGTCCCACTGCGCCGCCTGCCACGAACCCTGGACACCCGGATTGCCCGCCTGGCCCAGT ACCGTGCACTGCTGCAGGGCGCCCCGGATGCGGTGGAGCTGCGCGAGCTGACGCCCTGGGCTGGGCGACCCCCAGGTCCGCGCCGTCGGGCGGGCTTCCGGCGGCGGCGCGCGCGTGCGCGCTCTGGGGCGCGGCCGTGCGGGCTGCGCGAGCTGGAGGTGCGCGTGAGCGAGCTGGGCCTGGGCTACGCGTCGGACGAGACGGTGCTGTTCCGCTACTGCGCAGGCGCCTGCGAGGCCGCCGCGCGCGTCTACGACCTCGGGCTGCGACGCCTGCGCCAGCGGCGGCGCCTGCGGCGGGAGCGGGTGCGCGCGCAGCCCTGCTGCCGCCCGACGGCCTACGAGGACGAGGTGTCCTTCCTGGACGCGCACAGCCGCTACCACACGGTGCACGAGCTGTCGGCGCGCGAGTGCGCCTGCGTGTGA